From Nocardioides daedukensis, the proteins below share one genomic window:
- a CDS encoding hotdog fold thioesterase, translated as MSRPSMDPAQIDELLASMPEGQGALNEKMGVEVIEVTPERIMATMPVAGNTQPYGLLHGGASVVLAETLGSIGSAIHAWPDKIAVGVDINATHHRSATGGVVTGVATPAHLGRSSCTWEIVITNEEGKRLCTSRITCALIAAP; from the coding sequence ATGAGCAGACCATCCATGGATCCAGCACAGATCGACGAGCTCTTGGCCTCGATGCCCGAGGGTCAGGGGGCGCTCAACGAGAAGATGGGCGTCGAGGTCATCGAGGTCACCCCGGAGCGCATCATGGCGACCATGCCGGTCGCCGGCAACACGCAGCCCTACGGCCTCCTCCACGGGGGCGCTTCGGTGGTGCTCGCCGAGACGCTGGGATCGATCGGGTCCGCGATCCACGCTTGGCCGGACAAGATCGCAGTGGGCGTTGACATCAACGCCACCCACCACCGCTCGGCCACCGGCGGCGTGGTCACCGGGGTGGCGACACCCGCGCACCTGGGCCGCAGCAGCTGCACCTGGGAGATCGTGATCACCAACGAGGAGGGCAAGCGCCTGTGCACCTCACGGATCACCTGCGCCCTCATCGCTGCGCCCTGA
- a CDS encoding GNAT family N-acetyltransferase: MSRTAATLRGATTDDAAALVGLWSDLLRRGTPSDLLEEMKEVIGRIAENPAEQIVIADCDGAVAGAVILRTSPLTPFNSEVAVQAISPHVAPAFRRRGIGHQLMEAAVQHAEEQGVGHVAAASLSNSRDAHRFLARMALAPQAVLRIAPTHVVRMKLSGRRPTSAPHRQPLGQVLAQRRSLRRQRDSA, encoded by the coding sequence ATGAGCAGGACAGCAGCGACGCTGCGCGGAGCCACCACCGACGATGCCGCAGCGTTGGTGGGACTGTGGAGCGACCTGTTGCGACGGGGTACCCCTTCGGACCTCCTCGAGGAGATGAAGGAGGTGATCGGCAGGATCGCAGAGAACCCGGCAGAACAGATCGTCATCGCTGACTGTGACGGCGCCGTTGCCGGTGCCGTGATCCTGCGCACGAGCCCGCTCACCCCGTTCAACTCCGAGGTCGCGGTGCAGGCGATCTCTCCCCACGTCGCGCCGGCGTTCCGGCGCCGAGGGATCGGTCACCAGCTGATGGAGGCCGCGGTCCAGCACGCCGAGGAGCAGGGCGTGGGACACGTCGCGGCAGCCTCGCTGAGCAACTCGCGTGACGCGCACCGGTTCCTGGCCCGGATGGCGCTCGCGCCCCAGGCCGTCCTGCGGATCGCGCCGACCCACGTCGTACGGATGAAGCTCAGCGGGCGGCGCCCGACCTCAGCGCCGCACCGCCAGCCGTTGGGGCAGGTCCTGGCCCAACGTCGCTCCCTGCGCCGTCAGCGCGACAGCGCCTGA